In one window of Arcobacter sp. F155 DNA:
- a CDS encoding DMT family transporter gives MTKDFNLVGLVSIIFAMFIWGSSFIALKAAMVDLGEYTVIFIRMAAASLCFIFFIKRFLKYDFTKRDIQLILLLGFFEPCLYFVFEAKALLYTSASQAGMITSLMPLMTAMAAGYFLKEIISRQLLFGSVVAMIGVVWLSVQATTTESAPNPMLGNFLEFCAMACATGYTLVARYLSEKFSALFITAIQAFIGFVFFLPFFIFELSTKEMTFSVEAVSWSIYLGIVVTLLGYGLFNFALTKIEASRAAMFVNLIPIFTLILAFLILGEKLTTTELVASATILFGVIISQITVKRFKRRKI, from the coding sequence TTGACAAAAGATTTTAATTTAGTTGGATTAGTATCCATCATCTTCGCCATGTTTATTTGGGGAAGTTCATTTATTGCACTAAAAGCAGCAATGGTAGATTTAGGTGAATATACTGTTATTTTTATAAGAATGGCTGCTGCATCATTGTGTTTTATATTTTTTATAAAAAGGTTTTTAAAATACGATTTTACAAAACGTGATATTCAATTAATCCTATTACTTGGATTTTTTGAGCCATGTTTATATTTTGTATTTGAAGCAAAGGCTTTATTATATACCTCTGCTTCACAAGCAGGAATGATTACATCGCTTATGCCTTTAATGACAGCTATGGCAGCAGGTTACTTCTTAAAAGAGATTATCTCTAGGCAGTTGTTATTTGGTTCGGTTGTAGCTATGATAGGTGTTGTTTGGTTAAGTGTTCAAGCAACTACAACTGAGTCTGCACCAAATCCTATGCTTGGAAACTTTTTAGAGTTTTGTGCAATGGCTTGTGCTACAGGTTATACTTTGGTTGCAAGGTATTTAAGTGAGAAGTTCTCTGCACTGTTTATAACAGCAATTCAAGCATTTATTGGTTTTGTATTTTTCTTACCATTTTTTATTTTTGAGCTAAGTACAAAAGAGATGACTTTCTCTGTTGAAGCTGTTTCTTGGTCTATTTATTTAGGTATAGTGGTTACCTTATTAGGATATGGACTTTTTAACTTTGCTTTAACTAAAATAGAAGCGTCAAGAGCTGCAATGTTTGTAAATTTAATACCAATTTTTACGCTTATTTTGGCTTTTTTAATTTTAGGAGAGAAGTTAACAACTACAGAGTTAGTAGCAAGTGCTACAATTTTATTTGGAGTTATAATTTCACAAATCACAGTAAAAAGATTTAAAAGAAGAAAAATTTGA
- a CDS encoding DNA-binding protein has product MERLVTTAQAAQILGLSLQGVHYRIKKNQLKSIKKSGKTYVYIPEHIQDQTSYEEPKVELKQETFNGYEEVIKVKDEQIDLLKKSVKWMKKQYSSEIYRLEKNQKRIITVFNREIELLQSAFNEMRSIYKQPQIETVQQTQNNEEEKERFISLLEFTLYLKKHNKSEKDIKLIILKAIQQKDSRFIYNRKDKKLLILNEDFSDLI; this is encoded by the coding sequence TTGGAGAGATTAGTTACAACAGCTCAAGCTGCACAAATACTTGGACTATCACTTCAAGGAGTTCATTATAGAATTAAGAAAAATCAACTTAAATCTATAAAAAAGTCTGGTAAAACATATGTTTATATTCCTGAGCATATTCAAGACCAGACTAGTTATGAAGAACCAAAAGTAGAATTGAAACAAGAGACTTTTAATGGCTATGAAGAAGTTATTAAAGTAAAAGATGAGCAAATTGACCTTCTAAAAAAGTCAGTTAAATGGATGAAAAAACAGTACTCATCTGAAATATATAGACTAGAAAAAAATCAAAAAAGAATTATCACAGTATTTAATAGAGAAATTGAGCTTTTACAAAGTGCATTTAATGAGATGCGTTCTATCTACAAGCAACCTCAGATTGAAACGGTTCAGCAAACACAAAATAATGAGGAAGAAAAAGAGAGATTTATCTCTTTATTAGAGTTTACTCTATATTTAAAAAAGCACAATAAAAGCGAAAAAGATATAAAACTTATAATTTTAAAAGCTATACAACAAAAAGATTCAAGATTTATTTATAATCGAAAAGATAAAAAACTGTTGATTTTAAATGAAGATTTTTCTGATTTGATTTAA
- the queF gene encoding preQ(1) synthase: protein MKYGEKEIVEFDINNEEHYWPNKNKKNYIIDIELPEFMAKCPRSGYPDFATIKLQYTPNEKVIELKALKLYINSFMLREVSHENSANEIFDTLYEKLQPRWMKVIADFKPRGNVHTVIEIDSDKM from the coding sequence ATGAAATATGGTGAAAAAGAGATTGTAGAATTTGACATTAACAATGAAGAGCATTATTGGCCAAATAAAAACAAAAAAAACTATATCATTGATATTGAACTTCCAGAGTTCATGGCAAAATGTCCAAGAAGTGGATATCCTGATTTTGCAACAATCAAACTTCAATATACTCCAAATGAAAAAGTTATTGAGTTAAAAGCATTAAAACTTTATATCAACTCTTTCATGCTTAGAGAAGTGTCTCATGAAAACTCTGCAAATGAGATTTTTGATACTCTATATGAAAAGTTACAGCCAAGATGGATGAAAGTTATTGCAGACTTTAAACCAAGAGGTAATGTTCACACTGTTATTGAAATTGATAGTGACAAAATGTAA
- a CDS encoding NAD(P)-binding domain-containing protein → MEKIYEVAIVGGGPGGIGTAVEAAVHGIENILLLDKADNHSSTIRRFYKKNKRVDRNWKGQVVDIEGSIPFMDGTKETTLDFFDQLLDEDKIDTAFNTEVENITKDENTNTFTIQTSTKVFIAKCVVVTIGKMGKPNKPEYKIPFSLKEYVNFNLDKCSKNEKLLVVGGGNSAVEYACSLSEEGNTVTLVYRKEKFTRLNPENEETLFKYNGQEKLRLRLNTDIESIENDDGSVKVNFNDGYHTIYDRVIYAIGGTAPVDFLKKVGIEMDEEGKPIYDEYNETNLPCMYVAGDVAFNTGGSIATALNHGFRITRSLLIKRGEQNGSTELFFKNNPTFKY, encoded by the coding sequence ATGGAAAAAATATATGAAGTAGCTATTGTAGGTGGTGGTCCAGGTGGAATAGGTACAGCAGTAGAAGCTGCTGTTCATGGTATAGAAAATATTTTACTTTTAGATAAAGCAGATAATCATTCAAGCACCATAAGAAGATTTTACAAGAAAAACAAAAGAGTTGATAGAAACTGGAAGGGTCAAGTTGTTGATATAGAAGGAAGTATTCCTTTTATGGATGGAACGAAAGAGACTACTTTAGACTTTTTTGATCAACTACTTGATGAAGATAAAATTGATACTGCTTTTAATACAGAAGTAGAAAATATAACTAAAGATGAAAATACTAACACTTTTACTATACAAACTTCAACAAAAGTTTTTATAGCAAAATGTGTTGTAGTAACTATTGGTAAGATGGGTAAACCCAATAAACCAGAATACAAAATTCCTTTTTCCCTAAAAGAGTATGTAAATTTCAATCTAGATAAATGTAGCAAAAATGAAAAACTACTTGTAGTAGGTGGTGGAAACTCTGCTGTAGAGTATGCTTGTAGTTTATCTGAAGAAGGTAACACAGTTACATTAGTTTATAGAAAAGAGAAGTTTACAAGACTAAATCCAGAAAATGAAGAGACTTTATTTAAATACAATGGTCAAGAAAAGCTAAGACTTAGGCTAAATACAGATATTGAATCAATTGAAAATGATGATGGTAGCGTAAAGGTAAACTTCAATGATGGTTACCATACTATTTATGATAGAGTCATTTATGCTATTGGTGGTACTGCTCCTGTTGATTTCTTGAAAAAAGTAGGCATAGAGATGGATGAAGAAGGCAAACCTATTTATGATGAATATAATGAAACCAATCTTCCTTGTATGTATGTAGCAGGAGATGTTGCCTTTAATACAGGTGGTTCTATTGCTACTGCACTAAATCATGGGTTTAGAATCACAAGATCCTTACTTATAAAAAGAGGTGAGCAAAACGGTTCAACTGAACTATTTTTTAAAAACAATCCAACATTTAAGTATTAA
- a CDS encoding DMT family transporter: protein MSKDLTKTPSIILLNIIALVFLASNSILCKLAIVNHYADAYSFTFLRLVFAALTLFFIVSLKERAIDITLNKNWTSAFFLFLYAITFSYAYINLDAGLGTLILFAFVQLTITFYAVMNKEKICFKQTFGILTALLGLLYLFYPRDNFTISMEGFILISLAGISWGVYTILGKKSENALKDTNENFLKTIPFLLIYLLVFPINIEINIDGLILSFLSGAITSAIGYVIWYKVLDNISILTAGVIQLIVPIVAIFLSIILLNEPITITLLVSTALILIGIYLTIKKSVV from the coding sequence ATGAGTAAAGATTTAACAAAAACCCCAAGTATCATATTACTTAATATCATAGCACTAGTCTTTTTAGCTTCAAACTCTATTTTGTGTAAGCTTGCAATTGTAAATCACTATGCTGATGCTTACTCTTTTACCTTTTTAAGACTTGTTTTTGCAGCATTGACTCTATTTTTTATAGTGTCCCTAAAAGAAAGAGCTATTGATATAACTCTAAATAAAAACTGGACTAGTGCCTTTTTTCTTTTTTTATATGCAATTACCTTTTCATATGCCTATATAAACCTTGATGCAGGACTTGGGACTCTAATTCTTTTTGCTTTTGTTCAACTAACAATAACCTTTTATGCAGTTATGAATAAAGAAAAAATCTGTTTCAAACAAACTTTTGGAATACTAACTGCTTTATTAGGACTTCTATATCTTTTTTATCCAAGGGATAATTTTACTATTTCTATGGAAGGATTTATTCTAATAAGCCTTGCAGGTATTAGTTGGGGAGTTTATACAATTTTAGGAAAAAAATCAGAAAATGCTTTAAAGGATACAAATGAAAACTTCCTAAAAACCATTCCTTTTTTACTTATTTATCTGTTAGTTTTTCCAATAAATATAGAGATAAATATAGATGGTCTTATTTTAAGTTTCCTATCTGGTGCAATTACTTCTGCAATAGGATATGTAATCTGGTATAAGGTTTTAGATAATATCTCTATTTTAACTGCTGGAGTAATACAGCTAATAGTTCCTATTGTAGCTATATTTTTAAGTATTATATTACTAAATGAACCAATAACTATAACACTTTTAGTATCAACAGCTTTAATACTTATAGGTATATATTTAACAATTAAAAAATCAGTAGTTTAG
- a CDS encoding AraC family transcriptional regulator, whose product MDDKLPFLELRHSNSGNHYKEHIHESFSIGINIKGKSIYTNKEKKYDFEKGLIAIVNPNEIHSCNALSKQNHEYYMLYLDKKWCYEIQKTISEQITSFQNYPKSLLNSTSFYKEFKNLCELLFSKITVQEKENELIEVFTKLFENDISYNKEKIEDKNFDLICDYLKKNFKENISLEELGKKFSLNPFYIIRLFKANMNMTPHKYLLNIKINYSKELLKKGVTIVDTALECGFVDQSHFHRNFFNIVATTPHEYRKNFI is encoded by the coding sequence ATTGATGATAAACTACCATTTTTAGAATTACGTCACTCAAATAGTGGCAATCATTACAAAGAACATATACATGAAAGCTTTTCAATAGGTATAAATATCAAAGGAAAAAGTATTTATACAAATAAAGAAAAGAAATATGATTTTGAAAAAGGTCTTATTGCTATTGTAAATCCAAATGAAATCCACTCTTGTAATGCCTTATCAAAACAAAATCATGAGTACTATATGCTCTATTTAGATAAAAAATGGTGTTATGAGATACAAAAAACTATCTCTGAACAAATAACTTCTTTTCAAAACTATCCCAAGTCTTTATTAAATAGCACTTCTTTTTATAAAGAGTTTAAAAATTTGTGCGAACTACTTTTTTCAAAGATAACAGTTCAAGAAAAAGAAAACGAGTTAATAGAAGTTTTTACAAAACTGTTTGAAAATGATATCTCTTATAACAAAGAAAAAATAGAAGATAAAAACTTTGACCTAATATGTGACTATTTAAAAAAGAATTTCAAAGAGAATATATCCTTAGAAGAGTTAGGAAAAAAATTTAGTCTAAACCCTTTTTATATAATTAGACTTTTTAAAGCAAATATGAATATGACTCCCCACAAATATCTTTTAAATATCAAAATCAATTACTCTAAAGAGCTATTAAAAAAGGGTGTTACTATTGTAGATACTGCATTGGAGTGTGGGTTTGTTGACCAAAGCCACTTTCATAGAAACTTTTTTAATATAGTTGCAACTACACCACACGAATATAGAAAAAACTTTATTTAA
- a CDS encoding LysE family translocator, whose protein sequence is MEIYLSGFITLALAHFVALLSPGVDFFIILSNSSKYGKLSGIVTSFGIAIANLVYILLALLGISLIKENENIFLVIKLLGSLYLIYIAFMLLRTKKRELFSKEEIKSKKQKNLIKYFSMGFLSAILNPKNSIFYFTMFSISINSITPLFVQTFYALWMFVAVLLWDIFIVYLVTSKKSKSFLEKYSNKVEKICGLILLFIASFIIIDSF, encoded by the coding sequence ATGGAAATATATTTAAGTGGCTTTATAACTTTGGCCCTTGCACATTTTGTTGCTCTATTAAGTCCTGGTGTTGATTTTTTTATCATTCTTTCAAACTCTTCAAAATATGGAAAGCTCTCAGGGATTGTAACTTCATTTGGAATTGCAATTGCCAACTTAGTATATATACTTTTAGCACTTTTAGGAATCTCTTTAATCAAAGAGAATGAAAATATTTTTTTAGTGATAAAACTACTTGGTTCTTTGTATTTAATTTATATAGCTTTTATGCTTTTAAGAACAAAAAAAAGAGAACTTTTTTCAAAAGAAGAGATAAAAAGTAAAAAACAAAAAAATCTAATCAAATACTTTTCTATGGGCTTTTTATCAGCTATTTTAAACCCAAAAAACTCAATTTTTTATTTTACAATGTTTTCTATTTCTATAAATAGTATTACACCACTGTTTGTTCAAACTTTTTATGCTCTTTGGATGTTTGTAGCTGTACTACTTTGGGATATTTTTATAGTCTACTTGGTTACTAGCAAAAAAAGTAAATCCTTTCTTGAAAAATACTCAAATAAAGTAGAAAAAATATGTGGGCTGATTCTTTTATTTATAGCTAGCTTCATAATTATAGATAGTTTTTAA
- a CDS encoding NAD(P)-dependent oxidoreductase — protein sequence MALGFIGLGNLGTAVAKRLTDMNEELVVYNRTRSKVEDLGYKIAKSPKDLIEKCDIVILCLFESDAVENIFNMENGLLEADLEGKTIIDLTTNHFEQVLNFHKVIDEKGGEYLESPIFGSVAPALQGLVTIVTSGKKETYESCKALLEKIGKEIFYLKEPGKASKMKLINNLCLGSFMATIAECSALGDACDISRDKLLEILGVGGGQSLVLKAKTQKLLEEDYSPHFSNNAIYKDLHTLQDLAYSMNQPLYTAAVPKELFGKMKKDGRGEEDFCSIVQLFKD from the coding sequence ATGGCCTTAGGATTTATAGGATTAGGAAACCTTGGAACTGCTGTTGCTAAAAGATTAACAGACATGAATGAAGAGCTGGTAGTTTACAACAGAACACGTTCAAAAGTAGAAGATTTAGGATATAAAATTGCAAAGTCACCAAAAGACTTAATAGAAAAATGCGATATTGTAATTTTATGTCTTTTTGAATCAGATGCAGTAGAAAATATTTTCAATATGGAAAATGGACTTTTAGAGGCTGACTTAGAAGGTAAAACAATCATTGATTTAACAACAAATCATTTTGAACAAGTTCTAAATTTCCATAAAGTAATTGATGAAAAAGGTGGTGAGTATTTAGAATCACCTATTTTTGGTAGTGTTGCTCCTGCATTACAAGGACTAGTAACAATTGTTACTTCAGGTAAAAAAGAGACATATGAATCTTGTAAAGCACTTTTAGAGAAAATTGGTAAAGAAATATTCTATTTAAAAGAGCCAGGGAAGGCTTCTAAGATGAAACTAATCAATAATCTATGTCTAGGGTCATTTATGGCTACAATTGCAGAATGTAGTGCTTTAGGAGACGCTTGTGATATATCAAGAGATAAGTTACTTGAAATATTAGGAGTAGGTGGTGGACAATCACTAGTACTTAAAGCAAAAACACAAAAACTATTAGAAGAGGATTACTCTCCTCATTTTTCAAATAATGCAATTTATAAAGATTTACATACTTTACAAGATTTAGCTTATAGTATGAATCAACCTTTATATACAGCAGCTGTTCCAAAAGAACTATTTGGAAAAATGAAAAAAGATGGAAGAGGGGAAGAGGATTTTTGTTCAATAGTACAACTTTTTAAAGACTAA
- the zupT gene encoding zinc transporter ZupT produces MENLEFTDYLIAFSLTLFAGLSTSIGAVLAFFSKEKNYTILSLGMGFSAGVMIYVSFMEILKKAQDSFTQVLSNATYAELLTLVFFFLGIALSAIIDKLIPEDVNPHEPKSNQELKELKTDHKMLNTNALKRTGLFTALAIGIHNFPEGFATFISALDSLTLGVTIALAIAIHNIPEGMAVSLPIYHATGERKKAFWYATLSGLAEPVGAVLGYFLLLPLMGDATLGITFAVVAGIMIYISFDELLPAARVYGNAHTTIAGLVFGMFIMASSLLIFKLV; encoded by the coding sequence ATGGAAAATCTTGAGTTTACGGATTACTTAATTGCATTTTCATTAACACTATTTGCAGGACTGTCTACTAGTATAGGAGCAGTCCTTGCATTTTTCTCAAAAGAGAAAAACTATACTATTCTTTCTCTTGGTATGGGATTTTCTGCTGGTGTTATGATATATGTATCTTTTATGGAAATCCTAAAGAAAGCTCAAGATTCATTTACTCAAGTTCTTTCAAACGCTACATATGCTGAATTACTAACTTTAGTTTTCTTCTTTTTAGGAATTGCCTTAAGTGCAATAATTGATAAACTAATCCCTGAAGATGTAAACCCCCATGAACCAAAATCTAACCAAGAATTAAAAGAGTTAAAAACTGACCATAAGATGCTAAATACAAATGCTTTAAAAAGAACAGGGCTTTTTACGGCTTTAGCTATAGGTATTCACAACTTTCCAGAAGGTTTTGCTACATTTATCTCTGCACTTGATAGTTTAACTTTAGGAGTAACTATTGCTTTAGCTATTGCAATACATAATATTCCAGAGGGTATGGCTGTTAGTTTACCTATTTATCATGCAACGGGAGAGAGAAAAAAAGCTTTTTGGTATGCAACTCTTTCAGGACTTGCTGAACCTGTTGGTGCTGTTTTAGGATATTTTTTATTATTACCTCTTATGGGCGATGCAACACTTGGGATTACTTTTGCAGTAGTAGCAGGAATAATGATATATATATCATTTGATGAATTATTACCAGCAGCTAGAGTATATGGAAATGCTCACACTACTATTGCTGGTTTAGTTTTTGGAATGTTTATTATGGCAAGTAGTTTACTTATTTTTAAACTAGTTTAA
- a CDS encoding DUF3010 family protein, with product MKICGIELKANNIILSVIENKQFQDIKTKKLTLEDDEKQEDIRKFCNEFLLFLEQENIEKIVIKKRAKKGNFAGGAVTFKLEGLIQLNPLCEVELISAQSISSFEKKNEIEYPSSLKKYQEQAYLCALYAS from the coding sequence ATGAAAATTTGTGGTATAGAGCTAAAAGCTAATAATATTATCCTATCAGTTATTGAAAATAAACAGTTCCAAGATATAAAAACAAAAAAACTAACACTTGAAGATGACGAAAAGCAAGAAGATATAAGAAAGTTTTGTAATGAGTTTTTACTATTTTTAGAGCAAGAGAATATAGAAAAAATAGTTATTAAAAAAAGAGCAAAAAAAGGTAACTTTGCAGGTGGTGCGGTTACTTTTAAATTAGAAGGTTTAATCCAACTAAATCCTCTTTGTGAAGTTGAACTTATATCTGCTCAATCAATTTCATCTTTTGAAAAGAAAAATGAAATAGAATATCCAAGCTCTTTAAAAAAATATCAAGAACAAGCATATTTATGTGCTTTATATGCAAGTTAA
- the gyrB gene encoding DNA topoisomerase (ATP-hydrolyzing) subunit B, which translates to MSQPEYGASNIKVLKGLEAVRKRPGMYIGDTNINGLHHMVYEVVDNSIDEAMAGFCRNIKITMTKDHWIRVEDDGRGIPTAMHPTEKMSAATVVLTVLHAGGKFDKDTYKVSGGLHGVGVSVVNALSKDLKMTIYREGKIHYQEFSCGIPKAPLEIIGDSPRKTGTTIEFLADDSIFEVNAYDFATLAKRFREVAYLNPFISITLEDEIHKVKEVYHFEGGLKQFAEDLNKETPVSEAVAFSDRVDDVEVDIAVMYNTTFTEKTLSFVNNIRTIDGGTHEAGFKAGLTRSIVKYVNNNANAREKDTKITGDDVREGLIAIVSVKVPEPQFEGQTKGKLGSSYVKPICQKLTSEVLDKYFEENPTQAKAIMEKALMAARGREAAKKARDLTRKKDAMTVGTLPGKLAECQSKDPEIRELYLVEGDSAGGSAKQGRDRVYQAILPLKGKILNVEKSRLDKILKSDEIRNMITALGCGIGEDFDEEKIRYHKVIIMTDADVDGSHIQTLLLTFFFRFLRPIVDKGYLYIAQPPLYRYKKGKHERYLKDDTALSNFLIENGVDNFEFNALGKNDLVDLFKTVSRYRGMLNQLEKRYSLISVLKHLIENSDLVKLDYNALYEVVKEFLENKGYNILSKNIAEDRIQLFVQTTEGLEELVIDDELFASPYFSEATYIYNRLVERDISMFDGRDLVEILEEIEGLAKKGAYIQRYKGLGEMNPEQLWETTMTPEDRRLLRVTVEDAEVASDTFTLFMGDEVEPRRNYIEEHAKDVEHLDV; encoded by the coding sequence ATGAGTCAACCAGAATATGGCGCTAGTAATATTAAAGTTCTAAAAGGTTTAGAAGCTGTTAGAAAAAGACCAGGTATGTATATTGGTGATACAAACATCAATGGACTTCACCATATGGTTTATGAAGTAGTTGATAACTCTATTGATGAAGCAATGGCTGGCTTCTGTAGAAACATCAAAATTACTATGACTAAAGATCATTGGATTAGAGTAGAAGATGATGGTAGAGGTATTCCTACTGCTATGCACCCTACTGAAAAAATGAGTGCTGCAACTGTTGTTTTAACAGTACTTCATGCTGGTGGTAAATTTGATAAAGATACTTATAAAGTTTCTGGTGGTTTACACGGGGTTGGTGTATCTGTTGTAAATGCTCTATCAAAAGATCTTAAAATGACTATTTATAGAGAAGGAAAAATTCATTACCAAGAGTTTTCTTGTGGTATACCAAAAGCTCCTTTAGAAATAATTGGTGATAGTCCAAGAAAAACTGGTACTACAATTGAATTTTTAGCAGATGATTCTATATTTGAAGTAAATGCTTATGATTTTGCAACACTTGCAAAAAGATTTAGAGAAGTTGCTTATTTAAATCCATTTATTTCAATTACTTTAGAAGATGAAATTCATAAAGTAAAAGAAGTTTACCACTTTGAAGGTGGGTTAAAACAATTTGCTGAAGATTTAAATAAAGAGACTCCTGTTTCAGAAGCAGTTGCTTTTAGTGATAGAGTAGATGATGTTGAAGTAGATATTGCAGTAATGTATAACACAACTTTTACAGAAAAGACTCTTTCTTTTGTAAACAACATCCGTACAATCGATGGTGGTACACATGAAGCTGGTTTTAAAGCTGGTCTTACTAGAAGTATCGTTAAATATGTAAACAATAATGCAAATGCAAGAGAAAAAGATACAAAAATTACAGGTGATGATGTAAGAGAAGGTCTTATTGCAATTGTTTCTGTAAAAGTTCCAGAACCACAATTTGAAGGTCAAACAAAAGGAAAACTTGGTTCTTCTTATGTAAAACCAATTTGTCAAAAATTAACTTCAGAAGTATTAGATAAATATTTTGAAGAAAATCCTACTCAAGCAAAAGCTATTATGGAAAAAGCTTTAATGGCTGCAAGAGGTAGAGAAGCAGCTAAAAAAGCTAGAGATTTAACTAGAAAAAAAGATGCTATGACAGTTGGAACACTTCCAGGGAAGTTAGCTGAATGTCAAAGTAAAGACCCAGAAATTAGAGAATTATACCTGGTGGAAGGGGATTCTGCCGGTGGTTCTGCTAAGCAAGGTAGAGATAGAGTTTATCAAGCAATTTTACCACTTAAAGGTAAGATTTTAAATGTTGAAAAATCAAGACTTGATAAGATTTTAAAATCTGATGAAATTAGAAACATGATTACAGCCCTTGGTTGTGGTATTGGTGAAGATTTTGATGAAGAGAAAATTAGATATCACAAAGTTATTATTATGACGGATGCCGATGTTGATGGTTCTCACATTCAAACTCTATTATTAACATTCTTCTTTAGATTCTTAAGACCAATCGTTGATAAAGGATATTTATATATCGCTCAACCACCTTTATACAGATACAAAAAAGGTAAACATGAGAGATATTTAAAAGATGACACAGCATTATCAAATTTCTTAATTGAAAATGGTGTAGATAACTTTGAGTTTAATGCTTTAGGTAAAAATGATTTAGTTGATTTATTTAAAACAGTATCTAGATATAGAGGTATGCTAAATCAATTAGAAAAAAGATACTCTTTAATCTCTGTACTTAAGCACTTAATTGAAAATTCTGATTTAGTGAAATTAGATTATAACGCACTTTATGAAGTAGTTAAAGAGTTCTTAGAAAATAAAGGTTATAACATCCTTTCTAAGAATATTGCTGAAGATAGAATTCAATTATTTGTTCAAACAACTGAAGGTTTAGAAGAGCTTGTAATTGATGATGAACTATTTGCATCTCCATACTTCTCAGAAGCTACTTATATCTACAATAGATTAGTTGAAAGAGATATCTCTATGTTTGATGGAAGAGATTTAGTAGAAATTCTTGAAGAGATTGAAGGATTAGCTAAAAAAGGTGCATATATCCAAAGATATAAAGGTCTTGGTGAGATGAACCCTGAGCAATTATGGGAAACTACTATGACTCCTGAAGATAGAAGACTATTAAGAGTAACAGTAGAAGATGCAGAAGTTGCTTCTGATACATTCACACTATTTATGGGTGATGAAGTAGAACCTAGAAGAAACTATATCGAAGAACACGCAAAAGACGTAGAACACTTAGACGTATAA
- the dnaN gene encoding DNA polymerase III subunit beta yields MKFIITKSVFENVISSMQPFLEKKDASSITSHIYLEVNDSKLILKATDYEIGLESQIDSISEAIYGKATVNGSNLLGIIKRLKDADIIIETTDNNLIIKQNKSTFKLPMYDADEYPNLILNENLKDLNISTINFINSIRKITPSIDNNNPKFELNGALIDIKNSKINFVSTDTRRLAISFLENISNAEGQIIIPKKAIIEIQKLFLDDAKISFDENNLVVTSNNMKFFTKLINGKFPDYERIIPQSLKHNLSIPKNILVESIKLVTSLFSNIKVTFKPNSIIFESLDEDTESKTQIDIELNIDQEFYLAVNAKYLLDYLSQTNNENVKIGFNESNLPFYLEDEKFYTIVMPIVLEK; encoded by the coding sequence ATGAAGTTCATAATTACAAAAAGTGTATTTGAGAATGTTATCTCATCAATGCAGCCATTTTTAGAAAAAAAAGATGCTAGTTCAATTACTTCACACATCTATTTAGAAGTAAATGACTCTAAACTAATATTAAAAGCTACTGACTATGAAATTGGACTAGAGTCTCAAATTGATTCAATAAGTGAAGCAATATATGGAAAAGCTACAGTTAATGGATCTAACTTACTAGGAATTATCAAAAGATTAAAAGATGCAGATATTATTATTGAAACTACAGATAATAATCTAATCATCAAACAAAACAAATCTACATTTAAACTTCCTATGTATGATGCTGATGAATATCCAAATCTAATATTAAATGAAAATCTAAAAGATTTAAATATTTCAACTATTAATTTTATTAATTCTATTAGAAAAATTACTCCATCTATAGATAACAATAATCCTAAGTTTGAATTAAATGGAGCATTAATTGATATTAAAAATTCTAAAATCAATTTTGTATCTACTGACACTAGAAGATTAGCTATTTCATTTTTAGAAAACATTTCGAATGCTGAAGGTCAAATTATAATTCCTAAAAAAGCAATTATTGAAATTCAAAAACTATTTTTAGATGATGCAAAAATTTCATTTGATGAAAACAATTTAGTAGTAACTTCTAACAACATGAAGTTCTTTACTAAACTAATAAATGGAAAGTTCCCAGACTATGAAAGAATTATTCCTCAAAGTTTAAAACACAATTTATCTATTCCTAAAAATATTTTAGTAGAATCAATTAAATTAGTTACATCATTATTTTCAAATATCAAAGTTACATTTAAACCAAACTCTATAATATTTGAATCTTTAGATGAAGATACAGAATCTAAAACTCAAATTGATATTGAGTTAAATATCGACCAAGAGTTTTATCTTGCAGTAAATGCAAAATATCTACTTGACTATTTAAGTCAAACAAACAACGAAAATGTAAAGATTGGATTTAACGAATCAAATTTACCATTCTATTTAGAAGATGAAAAATTCTATACAATCGTAATGCCAATCGTTTTAGAAAAATAA